In Paludibaculum fermentans, the genomic stretch CCCTTTGGTCCTCCTGCTGCACGGCTTCCCTGAACTCTGGCACGCCTGGCGTCACCAACTGGCGCCGCTCGCCGCGGCGGGCTGCCGGGCCGTCGCCCCCGACCTGCGCGGCTACGGTCAGACGGAGTGTCCGGAGCCGTTGGAGGCTTACGACATCTTTCAACTGGCCGGCGACCTCGTCGGGCTCGTTCACGCTTTGTGCGAATCGCGGGCCATCGTCGTGGGCCACGACTGGGGCGCGTGGATCGCGGCCCACCTGGCTTTGCTGCGCCCGGACATATTCCGCGGGTTGGTGCTGCTCAGTGTGCCCTACGTCCCCCGCCGTACTGTGAATCAGACCCAGTGGGAACAGCAGACGTTTCCCGGACAGGTCTTCTACCAGGCGGGGCTCCGCTCGCCGATGGCGGACCAGTACCTGAAGCACGACGTCCGCGCCAGCCTCCTGCGCGGGCTCTATTCGCTCTCCGCCGAAGCCGGTCCGGAAGAGCGCTTCCGCCCGGCGCGTGCACCCGGTCCACCCTCCGGCGCACCCCCGGCCAGGGGTCCTTCGTGGATCGC encodes the following:
- a CDS encoding alpha/beta fold hydrolase; this translates as MPITHGFAQANGIRMHYAEAGTGPLVLLLHGFPELWHAWRHQLAPLAAAGCRAVAPDLRGYGQTECPEPLEAYDIFQLAGDLVGLVHALCESRAIVVGHDWGAWIAAHLALLRPDIFRGLVLLSVPYVPRRTVNQTQWEQQTFPGQVFYQAGLRSPMADQYLKHDVRASLLRGLYSLSAEAGPEERFRPARAPGPPSGAPPARGPSWIAEGDIDYLAGEFQRTGFTGGLNCYRNMDRNWALTPFLDGARIHQPSLFVAGEQDPVLEFLQPEFAALQQNMPNLTKKVLLPATGHWTQQERPGEVNRLLLEFLAGL